A single region of the Mercenaria mercenaria strain notata chromosome 6, MADL_Memer_1, whole genome shotgun sequence genome encodes:
- the LOC128557670 gene encoding uncharacterized protein LOC128557670: protein MGSSSSKTVTTDRYVREVRQVRTGMSDRDRRLYNFARIKIVEENLDDAQITVGFQDQEAIVLTATYNPSAKVYIGYNIYGHPEMFWQKRGFWRSVKSFFVDCFRSLKGALLDALAIGASAAMKSIGYY from the exons ATGGGAAGTTCAAGCAGTAAAACA GTTACAACAGACCGCTACGTAAGGGAGGTCCGACAAGTTCGCACGGGAATGTCTGATCGAGATAGAAGGCTTTATAATTTCGCAAGAATCAAAATTGTGGAAGAAAATTTAGATGATGCGCAGATCACTGTCGGGTTCCAAGACCAGGAAGCTATTGTTTTAACAGCAACATATAATCCTTCTGCTAAGGTCTACATCGGGTACAACATTTACGGTCATCCAGAAATGTTCTGGCAGAAACGTGGTTTTTGGAGGTCCGTGAAGTCGTTCTTCGTTGATTGTTTCAGAAGTTTGAAAGGCGCACTATTAGATGCATTGGCTATCGGAGCGTCAGCAGCCATGAAATCTATCGGATATTACTAA